From Haloglomus litoreum, the proteins below share one genomic window:
- a CDS encoding pentapeptide repeat-containing protein, whose amino-acid sequence MSRTTDGASGDAGGESTSGCRYLALYDAEAGALTEWAETLAADFETLVAESDVIKRRLDLGTYDAASLFEREGADREAVSDRTANRLIKADEARQAAGLPETCPHESHEDEPYCEFHLAPERCAELGIEPAEIRRALLERIGDETEDGAGRGKCFAGGRFRELSFSYRTLESTSNRPIQLQYAHIEDLSLDDAVIDERLLLDGGTIESCSAEDARFRRTVSFDRATLDCDSLSFDGSVFEEQASFRAATVTATRLRFQDCSFERGCSFEDAEFELALGNTDPDVDPVRFNGTEFDGGVTCSDATFSLRNASDMRRQAAVKFRGCRFGGQASFDDCEFGTVSNDGGGSLEALLSGDGDGDSGDDVTWKVQFKDAEFQGGFRAIDAGIAGDLRMRGAEFRGDGSDFDETTIEGDFVLTNAEFRGDGSSFDGLTVTGAFYLNSAEFSQGAVTFAGIQVDGRRMDCEEVSFGGNKLSFAGATIDGEAAFKRLSFAGGEASFGGLTVRGALDLEGSVFDVSGGDIDFADLTVEDELNLRQATFTGNGIDFSRATVGETLPSATTVADCTGSVWRGGEVDFGGSEFGGSTDWELTTFGGDQVSFAGMTVDGDATFHHAEFETTEADLSELTVAGETFDMSHARLGGKTVFNGAELWTEAVDLRRLRAEGVVVEFRKVESGETLVDLSNATVTDGVFEIGPQDTVYGFEGATIGDIEIALGEGEGALLEHFVFKNTDFDGFDFSRDNIKQELNNTGWQIHTTHGDETASPRRLRDLVRRYYRLVTEGPDEDGIDPNELETTYMRAKLGADQQGDPDAVSQFFQKELRFRRRAHGHRFWDRDRGKGRTTYESFRSQVRIGWDWLANTTLGLTVGYGERPGNVVATSLLIVLAFAFVYRAIDALPPGSNSFDYVTYSFQGFIQLVVGIQTTGSILVRFFTAVEGFLGAFVIALFVITLTRSIDR is encoded by the coding sequence ATGTCACGGACCACTGACGGGGCGAGCGGGGACGCCGGGGGAGAATCGACGAGCGGCTGTCGCTACCTCGCGCTGTACGACGCCGAGGCGGGGGCGCTCACCGAGTGGGCGGAGACGCTGGCGGCCGACTTCGAGACGCTCGTCGCCGAGAGCGACGTCATCAAGCGCCGGCTCGACCTCGGGACCTACGACGCGGCGTCGCTGTTCGAGCGCGAGGGGGCCGACAGGGAGGCCGTGTCCGACCGGACGGCCAACCGGCTCATCAAGGCGGACGAGGCCCGGCAGGCCGCCGGCCTCCCCGAGACCTGCCCCCACGAGTCCCACGAGGACGAGCCGTACTGCGAGTTCCACCTCGCACCGGAGCGGTGTGCCGAGCTCGGTATCGAGCCGGCGGAGATCCGGCGCGCGCTCCTGGAGCGCATCGGCGACGAGACCGAGGACGGGGCCGGCCGGGGGAAGTGCTTCGCCGGCGGTCGCTTCCGGGAGCTGTCGTTCTCCTACCGGACGCTGGAGTCGACGTCGAACCGGCCGATACAGCTGCAGTACGCCCACATCGAGGACCTGAGCCTCGACGACGCGGTCATCGACGAGCGGCTGCTGCTCGACGGGGGGACGATCGAGTCCTGCTCGGCGGAGGACGCGCGGTTCCGCCGGACGGTCTCGTTCGACCGGGCGACGCTGGACTGCGACAGCCTCTCGTTCGACGGCTCCGTGTTCGAGGAGCAGGCCTCGTTCCGGGCGGCGACGGTCACCGCGACCAGGCTCCGGTTCCAGGACTGCTCGTTCGAGCGGGGCTGCAGCTTCGAGGACGCCGAGTTCGAGCTCGCGCTGGGGAACACGGACCCGGACGTGGACCCCGTGCGGTTCAACGGCACCGAGTTCGACGGCGGCGTGACCTGCAGCGACGCGACGTTCTCGCTGCGGAACGCCAGCGATATGCGACGCCAGGCCGCGGTCAAGTTCCGGGGCTGCCGGTTCGGCGGGCAGGCCTCGTTCGACGACTGCGAGTTCGGTACGGTGAGCAACGACGGCGGCGGCTCGCTGGAGGCGCTCCTGTCCGGCGACGGCGACGGCGACTCCGGCGACGACGTGACCTGGAAGGTGCAGTTCAAGGACGCCGAGTTCCAGGGCGGCTTCCGGGCGATCGACGCGGGCATCGCCGGTGACCTCCGGATGCGTGGGGCGGAGTTCCGGGGCGACGGGAGTGACTTCGACGAGACGACCATCGAGGGGGACTTCGTCCTGACCAACGCCGAGTTCCGGGGCGACGGGAGCAGCTTCGACGGGCTGACCGTCACGGGCGCGTTCTACCTGAACAGCGCCGAGTTCTCGCAGGGGGCGGTCACGTTCGCGGGGATCCAGGTCGACGGGCGGCGGATGGACTGCGAGGAGGTGTCGTTCGGGGGCAACAAGCTGAGCTTCGCGGGCGCGACCATCGACGGCGAGGCGGCGTTCAAGCGGCTGTCGTTCGCCGGCGGCGAGGCCAGCTTCGGCGGCCTCACCGTGCGGGGAGCGCTCGACCTCGAGGGCTCGGTGTTCGACGTCTCCGGCGGCGACATCGATTTCGCGGACCTGACCGTCGAGGACGAGCTCAACCTCCGGCAGGCGACGTTCACCGGCAACGGGATCGACTTCAGCCGGGCGACGGTCGGCGAGACCCTTCCGTCGGCGACGACGGTGGCCGACTGCACGGGGAGCGTCTGGCGGGGTGGCGAGGTCGACTTCGGCGGGAGCGAGTTCGGCGGGAGCACGGACTGGGAGCTCACGACGTTCGGCGGCGACCAGGTCAGCTTCGCGGGGATGACCGTCGACGGCGACGCGACGTTCCACCACGCGGAGTTCGAGACGACGGAGGCCGACCTCTCGGAGCTGACCGTCGCGGGCGAGACGTTCGACATGTCCCACGCCCGGCTGGGCGGGAAGACCGTGTTCAACGGCGCCGAACTGTGGACCGAGGCGGTCGACCTGCGTCGGCTCCGGGCCGAGGGGGTCGTCGTGGAGTTCCGCAAGGTTGAATCGGGCGAGACGCTGGTCGATCTGAGCAACGCCACCGTCACCGACGGCGTGTTCGAGATCGGCCCACAGGACACCGTCTACGGCTTCGAGGGGGCGACCATCGGCGACATCGAGATCGCCCTGGGAGAGGGGGAGGGGGCACTGCTCGAGCACTTCGTGTTCAAGAACACCGACTTCGACGGCTTCGACTTCAGCCGGGACAACATCAAGCAGGAGCTGAACAACACCGGGTGGCAGATCCACACCACCCACGGTGACGAGACGGCCTCCCCGCGGCGGCTGCGCGACCTGGTGCGGCGCTACTACCGGCTCGTCACCGAGGGACCCGACGAGGACGGAATCGACCCGAACGAGCTCGAGACGACGTACATGCGGGCGAAGCTCGGCGCGGACCAGCAGGGCGATCCGGACGCCGTCTCGCAGTTCTTCCAGAAGGAACTGCGCTTCCGGCGGCGGGCTCACGGGCACCGGTTCTGGGACCGGGACCGGGGGAAGGGTCGGACGACCTACGAGTCGTTCCGGTCACAGGTGCGGATCGGCTGGGACTGGCTCGCGAACACGACCCTCGGGCTCACCGTCGGCTACGGGGAGCGGCCGGGCAACGTCGTCGCCACGTCGCTGCTCATCGTCCTCGCGTTCGCGTTCGTCTACCGCGCCATCGACGCGCTCCCGCCGGGGTCGAACTCGTTCGACTACGTCACCTACAGCTTCCAGGGGTTCATCCAGCTGGTGGTCGGCATCCAGACGACCGGCTCCATCCTGGTCCGGTTCTTCACCGCGGTGGAGGGGTTCCTCGGGGCGTTCGTCATCGCGCTCTTCGTCATCACCCTCACGCGGTCCATCGACCGCTGA
- the fer gene encoding ferredoxin Fer translates to MASPFDVLGVDPDADEETIEQAYRERVFEAHPDHGGSAREFQRVRRAYERIENGYDPATNGADLTPADEPDADPEPEPEEVGVTVEYLDYQALADQGWELTDADLFEKAAAADLEAPDYGEFVAEPGTPLLEAAEAAGHAWPFACRGGACTNCAVAIIDGEMPMHSSHILPKEWIERGVRLSCVSAPVSDEMQVVFNVKHLPGLEELLLPASRFDQARSSSD, encoded by the coding sequence GTGGCATCTCCGTTCGATGTGCTCGGGGTCGACCCGGACGCCGACGAGGAGACCATCGAGCAGGCCTACCGCGAGCGCGTCTTCGAGGCGCACCCGGACCACGGCGGCTCCGCCCGGGAGTTCCAGCGGGTCCGCCGGGCCTACGAGCGCATCGAGAACGGCTACGACCCCGCGACGAACGGTGCCGACCTCACCCCGGCCGACGAGCCCGACGCCGACCCGGAGCCCGAACCCGAGGAGGTCGGCGTCACCGTCGAGTACCTCGATTACCAGGCGCTGGCCGACCAGGGCTGGGAGCTGACCGACGCCGACCTCTTCGAGAAGGCCGCCGCCGCGGACCTCGAGGCCCCCGACTACGGCGAGTTCGTCGCCGAGCCCGGGACCCCGCTGCTGGAGGCGGCCGAGGCAGCCGGCCACGCCTGGCCCTTCGCCTGCCGCGGCGGCGCCTGCACCAACTGCGCCGTCGCCATCATCGACGGCGAGATGCCGATGCACTCCAGCCACATCCTCCCGAAGGAGTGGATCGAGCGGGGCGTCCGCCTCTCCTGTGTCTCCGCGCCCGTCTCCGACGAGATGCAGGTCGTCTTCAACGTCAAGCACCTGCCGGGACTGGAGGAACTGCTGCTGCCGGCGAGCCGGTTCGACCAGGCGCGCTCCAGTAGCGATTGA
- a CDS encoding sterol carrier protein: MSLYPTEQWLEAYGRALDESRALDDIASGWGVGFNGDVLLVIDDVPLADTTLGDLPDEVLADLPADIQEGISDVTLAEAPERFGETLRPSLPANVQDLLYQIETKVHDGTIYAYVGLEGGECTGTEVLADPGSRDVGYVVKGPYQTWRRIVDGRPVASAWLNGDLAIEGNKVRLVRYGSVLQLVGDVAADVETTHLFPGDAASPGELVLDEAVRQPVILGRLAERQASLVTRTFSPF; encoded by the coding sequence ATGAGTCTGTATCCCACGGAGCAGTGGTTGGAGGCCTACGGGCGCGCGCTCGACGAGAGCCGGGCCCTCGACGACATCGCGTCGGGGTGGGGTGTCGGATTCAACGGTGACGTGCTGCTCGTCATCGACGACGTGCCGCTGGCGGACACCACGCTGGGTGACCTCCCGGACGAGGTGCTGGCGGACCTCCCCGCCGACATCCAGGAGGGGATCAGCGACGTGACGCTGGCCGAGGCCCCCGAGCGGTTCGGGGAGACGCTGCGGCCGTCGCTGCCGGCGAACGTGCAGGACCTGCTCTACCAGATCGAGACGAAGGTCCACGACGGCACCATCTACGCGTACGTGGGACTCGAGGGCGGCGAGTGCACCGGGACGGAGGTCCTCGCGGACCCGGGCTCGCGCGACGTGGGGTACGTGGTGAAGGGCCCCTACCAGACCTGGCGGCGCATCGTCGACGGCCGGCCGGTCGCCTCGGCCTGGCTGAACGGCGACCTCGCCATCGAGGGGAACAAGGTCCGGCTGGTCCGGTACGGTTCGGTCCTCCAGCTGGTGGGGGATGTCGCGGCCGACGTGGAGACGACCCACCTCTTCCCCGGTGACGCCGCCAGCCCGGGCGAACTCGTGCTCGACGAGGCCGTCCGCCAGCCGGTCATCCTCGGCCGCCTCGCCGAGCGACAGGCCAGCCTCGTCACGAGGACGTTCAGCCCTTTCTGA
- a CDS encoding MarR family transcriptional regulator produces MSGDEGGDEAAAGNGEGAPGEDLGAGDRTGVLRSKRDATRYQILVEIAQRQPAVSQQEVADEIGVTAQAVSDYLQGLVAEGYVQKHGRGRYEVTNEGVDWLMSRTEALRDYVSHVSEDVLGRVDVDTAIATADIAEGQPVSLSMRDGVLRATPGGAGGATGVAVTSAEADEDVGVTDFEGLVDYEWGEVRVVSVPRVHEGGSRAVDADALAERAGETDLLAVAGGEALAAVSRVDLDPDIRFGVPAAVTEAAHRGLDVLVVASVTELSALTDALREGDLGYDVVDGETL; encoded by the coding sequence ATGAGTGGTGACGAGGGCGGCGACGAGGCCGCAGCCGGGAACGGTGAGGGGGCCCCCGGCGAGGACTTGGGCGCCGGCGACCGGACCGGCGTGTTGCGGAGCAAGCGCGACGCGACCCGCTACCAGATCCTCGTGGAGATCGCCCAGCGCCAGCCGGCGGTCAGCCAGCAGGAGGTCGCCGACGAGATCGGCGTCACGGCCCAGGCCGTCAGCGACTACCTCCAGGGGCTCGTCGCGGAGGGGTACGTCCAGAAGCACGGCCGCGGACGCTACGAGGTGACCAACGAGGGCGTCGACTGGCTGATGAGCCGGACCGAGGCGCTGCGCGACTACGTCAGCCACGTCTCCGAGGACGTCCTGGGGCGGGTGGACGTGGACACGGCCATCGCGACAGCCGATATCGCGGAGGGCCAGCCCGTCTCGCTGTCGATGCGCGACGGCGTCCTCCGGGCGACACCCGGGGGCGCCGGCGGCGCCACCGGCGTCGCGGTCACGAGCGCCGAAGCGGACGAGGACGTCGGCGTCACGGATTTCGAGGGACTGGTGGACTACGAGTGGGGCGAGGTCCGTGTCGTGAGCGTCCCGCGCGTCCACGAGGGTGGGAGCCGGGCGGTCGACGCCGACGCGCTCGCCGAGCGGGCCGGCGAGACCGACCTGCTCGCGGTCGCCGGCGGCGAGGCGCTCGCGGCCGTCTCGCGGGTCGATCTCGACCCGGACATCCGCTTTGGCGTCCCCGCCGCGGTCACGGAGGCCGCCCACCGCGGGCTGGACGTGCTGGTCGTCGCCAGCGTGACGGAGCTGTCGGCGCTCACCGACGCGCTGCGCGAGGGCGACCTCGGCTACGACGTCGTCGACGGCGAGACGCTGTAA
- a CDS encoding nicotinate-nucleotide--dimethylbenzimidazole phosphoribosyltransferase yields the protein MTRFVLVAGGTATARIDGISAAGADPALMAHTPSADAEILVHGEPTGAPVVPVSPSGCPTPAVVTRAVRECRPFDTAVVDAGLAAPTDAETTTVADDPGADIREPVAVPDAAAVVARAREHGRALADSAAEPSRLWLAETVPGGTTTAFGTLAALGEAAPVSSSLASNPLELKRRVVEAGLAASGIERGTHADDPVAAVRAMGDPTLAATLGLVQGATEAGADVTLAGGTQQATAALLARRAGVDAPLTVATTAFVARDGSAAFRALAAAADADVRVTDPSFDGHDHPAMRAYAAGEAKEGVGMGGALALAADAGVGMGAVRDQVRAVYDRLLADTDRPPATGSGTDTVRD from the coding sequence ATGACGCGGTTCGTCCTCGTCGCCGGCGGTACCGCCACCGCACGCATCGACGGCATCAGCGCCGCCGGCGCCGACCCGGCGCTGATGGCCCACACGCCCAGCGCTGACGCCGAGATACTCGTCCACGGCGAACCGACCGGCGCCCCCGTCGTCCCCGTGAGTCCGTCGGGCTGCCCGACGCCCGCGGTCGTCACGCGGGCGGTCCGGGAATGCCGCCCGTTCGACACCGCCGTCGTCGACGCCGGGCTGGCCGCCCCGACGGACGCCGAGACGACGACCGTCGCCGACGACCCCGGCGCCGACATCCGGGAGCCCGTGGCCGTCCCCGACGCGGCCGCAGTCGTCGCACGAGCCCGCGAGCACGGGCGGGCGCTCGCGGACTCGGCGGCCGAGCCCTCTCGCCTGTGGCTCGCCGAGACCGTCCCCGGCGGTACGACGACGGCGTTCGGAACCCTCGCCGCGCTGGGCGAGGCGGCCCCCGTCTCCTCCTCGCTGGCGTCGAACCCGCTCGAGTTGAAACGGCGGGTGGTCGAGGCGGGGCTGGCGGCCAGCGGCATCGAGCGCGGCACGCACGCCGACGACCCCGTCGCCGCGGTGCGGGCGATGGGCGACCCGACGCTGGCCGCGACGCTCGGGCTCGTGCAGGGCGCGACCGAGGCAGGCGCCGACGTGACGCTCGCGGGCGGGACCCAGCAGGCGACCGCCGCCCTGCTCGCCCGGCGGGCCGGTGTCGACGCGCCGCTGACCGTCGCCACCACGGCGTTCGTCGCGCGCGACGGGAGCGCCGCCTTCCGGGCGCTGGCCGCCGCCGCCGACGCCGACGTGCGCGTCACCGACCCCTCGTTCGACGGGCACGACCACCCGGCTATGCGGGCGTACGCCGCCGGCGAGGCGAAGGAGGGGGTCGGGATGGGTGGCGCGCTGGCGCTCGCGGCCGACGCGGGCGTCGGGATGGGCGCCGTCCGCGACCAGGTCCGGGCGGTCTACGACCGGCTGCTGGCCGACACCGACCGCCCGCCTGCGACGGGGTCGGGGACGGACACGGTGAGGGACTGA
- a CDS encoding cobyrinic acid a,c-diamide synthase, whose translation MRGLVLGGTASGVGKTVATLAVCRALADAGVDVRAGKAGPDFIDPSHHRAVTGHPSRTLDPWLEGTAGIRRNFDRDGGDLRVVEGVMGLYDGSVSSTADVAAALDLPVVLVVDAAAGMESVAATALGFREYATHAGQDIDVVGVLAQQAHGGRHADGIREALPDGLAWFGRIPPDPALEIPERHLGLHLGDEAPLPDEALATAAEGVRADRLLDAAREAGRPEDPGRERERTGARVAVARDAAFRFCYPATRERLRERATVTTFSPVAGDPVPDCDGVYLPGGYPELHAAALADGGTLDALGARAADGLPVLGECGGLMALAESLTTDDGTHAMAGVLPAEIGMRDRYRALDHVELAARDRTLTADAGGTLRGHEFHYSEATPARDARFAFDVRRGDGIDGDHDGLTEYRTLGTYAHVHAASGAFDRFVEVLDG comes from the coding sequence ATGCGCGGCCTCGTCCTCGGCGGCACCGCCTCGGGCGTCGGCAAGACGGTCGCCACGCTCGCGGTCTGCCGCGCCCTCGCGGACGCGGGCGTCGACGTGCGCGCGGGCAAGGCCGGCCCGGACTTCATCGACCCGAGCCACCACCGCGCCGTCACCGGCCACCCGTCCCGGACGCTGGACCCGTGGCTCGAGGGGACCGCGGGTATCCGCCGGAACTTCGACCGCGACGGCGGCGACCTCCGCGTCGTGGAGGGCGTGATGGGACTGTACGACGGGAGCGTCTCCTCGACGGCCGACGTGGCCGCGGCGCTCGACCTGCCGGTCGTCCTCGTGGTGGACGCGGCGGCCGGGATGGAGAGCGTCGCGGCGACGGCCCTGGGCTTCCGCGAGTACGCGACCCACGCGGGCCAGGACATCGACGTGGTCGGCGTCCTCGCCCAGCAGGCCCACGGCGGCCGCCACGCGGACGGCATCCGCGAGGCGCTCCCCGACGGACTGGCGTGGTTCGGCCGGATCCCACCGGACCCGGCCCTGGAGATCCCCGAGCGCCACCTCGGCCTCCACCTCGGCGACGAGGCACCGCTCCCCGACGAGGCGCTCGCCACGGCCGCCGAGGGCGTCCGGGCGGACCGCCTGCTCGACGCCGCGCGGGAGGCCGGCCGACCCGAGGACCCGGGCCGGGAACGCGAACGGACCGGCGCGCGCGTGGCGGTCGCACGGGACGCGGCGTTCCGGTTCTGCTATCCCGCGACCCGTGAGCGCCTGCGCGAGCGGGCGACCGTGACGACGTTCTCGCCGGTCGCCGGCGACCCCGTACCCGACTGCGATGGCGTCTACCTCCCCGGCGGCTACCCCGAACTGCACGCGGCCGCGCTCGCCGACGGGGGCACCCTCGATGCCCTCGGCGCCCGCGCGGCCGACGGCCTGCCCGTGCTGGGCGAGTGCGGCGGCCTGATGGCGCTGGCCGAGTCGCTGACGACCGACGACGGCACGCACGCGATGGCCGGCGTCCTCCCCGCGGAGATCGGGATGCGCGACCGGTACCGGGCCCTCGACCACGTCGAACTCGCGGCCCGCGACCGGACGCTCACCGCCGACGCCGGGGGGACGCTGCGCGGCCACGAGTTCCACTACTCCGAGGCGACCCCCGCCCGGGACGCCCGCTTCGCGTTCGACGTCCGCCGGGGTGACGGCATCGACGGCGACCACGACGGCCTGACCGAGTACCGCACGCTCGGGACGTACGCCCACGTCCACGCGGCGAGCGGCGCGTTCGACCGGTTCGTGGAGGTGCTGGATGGCTGA
- a CDS encoding cobyric acid synthase codes for MADRSDGGDPRAPTLLVAGTASHVGKSTVVAGLCRVLADAGVDVAPFKAQNMSNNAHVALRPEAVQGGAARESGGADGAGEGTERGGGAWGEIGVSQHTQARAARVAPTTDLNPVLLKPRGDGESQVVVNGVAVGHYGAGDYYDDHWERAREAAVAAHRRLAAAHDVVVAEGAGSIAEINLHDRDLANVETARATDADVLLVADIERGGVFASLVGTLELLPDDIREQVVGAVVNKFRGDRSLLAPGLDEFEARTGVPVLGVLPHEDPGLPDEDSLSLPARGEQAVRGGDDGVPDTAAVTVAVVRLPRLSNATDVDPLARLPGVRVGFRPPDASFADADAILLPGTKNAVDDLLACREAGLGAELRAFDGPIVGICGGYQLLGERLERVEHESTRATGHIEGFGLLPVVTRFAPEKRVARVEHTLGDDGPLADAAGATVAGYEIHAGETVATGAIARPVGPASAVRGTVLGTYCHGLFETPAARRGLVAPLFDAERPPAATDRTPLDAAAGLVREWLDLSAVPSVGPLLDDTRGGE; via the coding sequence ATGGCTGACCGATCCGACGGCGGCGACCCGCGAGCGCCGACGCTCCTCGTCGCGGGGACGGCCAGCCACGTCGGGAAGTCCACGGTGGTCGCCGGGCTCTGTCGGGTGCTCGCCGACGCCGGCGTCGACGTCGCGCCGTTCAAGGCCCAGAACATGAGCAACAACGCCCACGTCGCGCTCCGCCCCGAGGCGGTCCAGGGTGGGGCCGCGCGGGAGTCTGGAGGGGCCGACGGCGCTGGCGAGGGGACCGAACGCGGGGGCGGCGCGTGGGGCGAGATCGGCGTCTCGCAGCACACGCAGGCCCGGGCCGCGCGCGTCGCGCCGACCACGGACCTGAACCCCGTCCTGCTGAAGCCCCGTGGCGACGGCGAGAGCCAGGTCGTCGTGAACGGGGTCGCCGTCGGGCACTACGGCGCGGGGGACTACTACGACGACCACTGGGAGCGTGCCCGCGAGGCGGCGGTCGCGGCCCACCGCCGCCTCGCGGCCGCGCACGACGTGGTCGTCGCCGAGGGTGCCGGGAGCATCGCGGAGATCAACCTCCACGACCGCGACCTGGCGAACGTCGAGACCGCCCGCGCGACCGACGCCGACGTGCTCCTCGTGGCGGATATCGAGCGCGGCGGCGTCTTCGCCTCGCTCGTCGGGACGCTCGAGTTGCTCCCGGACGACATCCGCGAGCAGGTCGTCGGCGCCGTCGTCAACAAGTTCCGGGGCGACCGCTCGCTGCTGGCCCCCGGCCTCGACGAGTTCGAGGCGCGCACGGGCGTCCCCGTGCTGGGCGTCCTCCCACACGAGGACCCCGGGCTGCCCGACGAGGACAGCCTCTCGCTGCCCGCACGGGGCGAGCAGGCGGTCCGGGGGGGCGACGACGGCGTCCCCGACACCGCGGCGGTGACCGTCGCGGTGGTCCGCCTGCCCCGGCTCTCGAACGCGACCGACGTCGACCCCCTCGCCCGGCTCCCGGGCGTCAGGGTCGGGTTCCGGCCGCCGGACGCCTCGTTCGCCGACGCCGACGCCATCCTCCTCCCGGGGACGAAGAACGCCGTCGACGACCTGCTGGCCTGCCGCGAGGCGGGCCTCGGTGCCGAGCTGCGGGCGTTCGACGGGCCCATTGTCGGTATCTGTGGCGGCTACCAGCTGCTCGGCGAGCGGCTCGAGCGCGTCGAGCACGAGAGCACACGCGCCACGGGCCACATCGAGGGGTTCGGACTCCTCCCGGTCGTCACCCGGTTCGCCCCCGAGAAGCGCGTCGCACGGGTCGAGCACACGCTCGGCGACGACGGGCCGCTGGCCGACGCGGCGGGCGCGACCGTCGCGGGGTACGAGATCCACGCCGGGGAGACGGTCGCTACCGGGGCCATCGCGCGGCCCGTGGGGCCGGCGAGTGCCGTCCGCGGGACCGTGCTGGGGACCTACTGCCACGGGCTGTTCGAGACGCCGGCGGCGCGGCGGGGGCTGGTGGCACCACTGTTCGACGCCGAGAGGCCACCGGCAGCGACCGACCGGACCCCACTGGACGCTGCTGCCGGGCTCGTCCGCGAGTGGCTCGACCTGTCGGCGGTGCCGTCCGTCGGCCCGCTACTCGACGATACCAGGGGTGGCGAGTGA
- a CDS encoding pyridoxamine 5'-phosphate oxidase family protein has protein sequence MNVTGSWTEAETASFLADTAVPVRVACRTPRGGLWMLSLWFLPWDGALWCATGADADVVRYLDHDDGVAFEVSTNEPPYRGVRGAGTATVEPDTDKSLLRALFDRYLGGTDNSLADRLLADDRDEVRIRIDPTRLYTWDFTERMRDATD, from the coding sequence GTGAACGTCACCGGCAGCTGGACGGAGGCGGAGACGGCGTCGTTCCTGGCCGACACGGCGGTCCCGGTCCGCGTCGCCTGTCGAACGCCGAGGGGGGGACTCTGGATGCTCTCGCTGTGGTTCCTCCCGTGGGACGGCGCGCTCTGGTGTGCCACCGGTGCCGATGCCGACGTGGTGCGGTACCTCGACCACGACGACGGCGTCGCCTTCGAGGTGTCGACCAACGAGCCGCCCTACCGCGGCGTCCGCGGTGCCGGCACGGCGACCGTCGAGCCGGATACGGACAAGTCCCTGCTCCGGGCGCTGTTCGACCGCTATCTCGGCGGCACGGACAACAGCCTCGCCGACCGGCTGCTGGCCGACGACCGGGACGAGGTCCGCATCCGCATCGACCCGACCCGGCTCTACACCTGGGACTTCACCGAGCGGATGCGCGACGCCACGGACTGA
- a CDS encoding type II toxin-antitoxin system RatA family toxin, whose amino-acid sequence MDGLDVSAVLYAPPEELYDFVTGMRGYAKYSPHLDAVRQYGDGGPGTDYEIVVSWWRLSYTSHTTVTDTDPPERVDWRTTQGLKARGFWRIEPLPEAETPPDREHATRVRLRIQFDPDTLGSVPLAGWTLDRLFDRIKPLVVREAEDIVAGIARDIEGEPRDVDLDIHRSPESV is encoded by the coding sequence GTGGACGGCCTCGACGTCAGCGCGGTGCTCTACGCTCCGCCCGAGGAACTGTACGACTTCGTCACCGGGATGCGCGGCTACGCGAAGTACTCGCCCCATCTCGACGCGGTCCGTCAGTACGGCGACGGCGGGCCCGGGACCGACTACGAGATCGTCGTCTCGTGGTGGCGGCTCTCCTACACCTCCCACACGACCGTCACGGACACGGACCCGCCCGAACGGGTCGACTGGCGGACGACGCAGGGCCTGAAGGCGCGTGGCTTCTGGCGTATCGAGCCGCTCCCCGAGGCCGAGACGCCACCCGACCGCGAACACGCGACCCGGGTCCGGCTCCGCATCCAGTTCGATCCGGACACGCTCGGGTCGGTCCCGCTCGCGGGCTGGACCCTGGACCGCCTGTTCGACCGCATCAAGCCGCTCGTGGTGCGCGAGGCCGAGGACATCGTGGCGGGAATCGCCCGGGACATCGAGGGGGAACCGCGGGACGTCGACCTGGATATCCATCGGAGCCCCGAGAGCGTCTGA